The Microcaecilia unicolor chromosome 13, aMicUni1.1, whole genome shotgun sequence genome has a window encoding:
- the LOC115482495 gene encoding actin-85C-like yields MESEIPAVIFDNGSGLCKAGIAGDNAPRSVITSIVGRSKVKSTMLGAGQKEYYIGEEAQSKRGILSLKYPIEHGIVTSWDDMEKIWRHVYDCELRMNPSDRPVLMTEAPLNPLQNREKMTEIMFEGFKVPAIYVAVQATLALYASGRTTGLVMDSGDGVTHTVPVYEGYCLPHAVSRLDVAGRDITEYFMRLLLESGFSFVSTAEREIVKDIKEKLCYVSLDPCQEMKRNPEEILKDYKLPDGNIIRIGNQLFRAPETYFMPSNIGIEAPGVDKMIFNSITKCDIDVRRNLYSNVLLSGGSTLFIGLDERILKEMQLQAPSGVSVRIIAPPERKYCVWIGASILTCLTSFRQMWITIEDYKDFGTGIIHKKC; encoded by the coding sequence AAATTCCAGCTGTGATTTTTGATAATGGCTCAGGATTATGTAAGGCTGGCATCGCAGGAGACAATGCTCCAAGGTCAGTCATTACCTCAATTGTTGGTCGCTCGAAGGTTAAATCAACCATGCTAGGAGCAGGCCAGAAGGAATACTACATTGGAGAAGAAGCCCAGTCTAAAAGGGGCATCTTATCTTTGAAATACCCAATTGAGCATGGCATAGTTACATCTTGGGATGACATGGAGAAAATATGGAGGCATGTCTACGATTGTGAGCTGAGAATGAATCCTAGCGATAGGCCAGTTTTAATGACAGAGGCCCCCTTAAATCCACTTCAGAATCGAGAGAAAATGACAGAAATTATGTTTGAAGGATTTAAGGTGCCCGCTATCTATGTGGCTGTTCAAGCAACGTTGGCCCTGTATGCCTCAGGGCGAACTACTGGCTTAGTGATGGACAGCGGGGATGGAGTGACTCACACGGTACCTGTCTATGAGGGCTACTGCTTACCCCATGCTGTTTCCAGGTTGGACGTTGCGGGCCGTGATATCACTGAGTACTTTATGCGTCTTCTTCTGGAGAGCGGGTTTTCTTTCGTGAGCACCGCTGAAAGGGAAATTGTTAAAGACATCAAAGAGAAGTTGTGTTACGTGAGCTTGGATCCCTGCCAAGAAATGAAAAGAAATCCCGAGGAAATTTTAAAGGATTACAAGTTGCCTGATGGAAACATTATCAGAATTGGAAATCAGCTCTTCAGAGCACCAGAGACCTACTTTATGCCATCAAACATTGGAATTGAAGCACCAGGAGTAGACAAAATGATCTTCAACAGCATCACCAAATGTGACATTGATGTCCGCAGGAATCTGTATAGCAATGTGCTGCTTTCTGGTGGCTCAACACTCTTTATTGGGCTGGATGAAAGAATTTTGAAGGAAATGCAGTTGCAGGCACCCAGTGGGGTTTCAGTACGGATAATAGCACCCCCAGAAAGAAAATACTGTGTGTGGATTGGAGCCTCTATCCTAACATGCTTAACATCATTTCGCCAAATGTGGATCACTATTGAAGATTACAAGGATTTTGGTACCGGCATAATTCACAAGAAATGTTGA